In Drosophila busckii strain San Diego stock center, stock number 13000-0081.31 chromosome 3R, ASM1175060v1, whole genome shotgun sequence, the sequence caattaacgAAAACCCATCAGTGTCATTGACAGTAGCTATTCGTTTgtctaataataaaacaaaacatagaAAAGTTATCATAATTTACGCTCAGCTctagacaaacaaataaacctCACACCGCAGCTTTCAAcgcaatacaaatatttgctaattaacaatttttctaCATGTGttaagtaattttttattatttcttataaCATAAGTATAAgtagtaataataaatttgacatCATTGCGCGTAAAAGCAGAAAATTACCAAGCCTGGTTGCTGCTACTGtcgatgttgttgctgttactgctgctgctgtcgagcTGCGTTGGCGCTGCAAAATTTGATTGATAAATTCTCGTTTGACCCTCTTAACACTTGCGTTGTTGTTTGCCATTAGCCAACGACCTAGTgatcaattaattgcaataataattttaatatttacaaacacTTATGCTGATTGATCATAAATCCATATGTTTACCTTCAGCTTacaatttgcttgccaaaatGTTGCGACGATGCGTCAAAGCGCGCTTGCCGGCTTGGCTTTGactgtggctctggctctggctgggTAAATGAAGTTACCTGGCCTTGTCTCACGCCAGTCTTTGCTCAACATTCGTGCGTCTAACTTGGTCTCGCTGCTGTTCCATCTTGATGGCAACAACGTCGCTGTATTTTCAACAATCGGTTGTTATACTATTTTTGCCATAGCGTAAGCTGCCGTGCGACCAAAGCGGCttaatttatagaatttaattcgcGCTAAGCTTTGCTGGCGTGCAATAATTTATCAAGCAAAATGTCACAGCCATTGAGCAAATTCAAAACGGTAATAACAAAACGGTAACAATAATtcaatgcaacaatttaacaaacaatcgaatttaattaaaaactaagtCGGCACatgaaacaaaattaattagaaaacaaACATTGAGCTATAAGTTCGGGAGTATTTATAAAATCACAGAAACCCCCAATTGAATCACAtactatattaatattttgttagaaATACTCATTACATGACTTATAcattaatattcaattcaaatgctCTAGtgattcatttaaaatattatcaatTTGCACTGCTTTGGGATTTCGTTTTCGTTTAACAAAAAGCCCAACGGAATGTTCAGCCAACGTCCAAAGTAATTctataaaaacttaatttgcatatttgtacTTTTTTCAATTACAGTTATTCTTACTGTGGCTGTCCATACAATCGACGTTTGCTTTTCCCATAGCGCAGTTGGACAATGAACTGGTAGCTTACCCCACAACACCCAGCGAGGTGTTGCCCGTTGAGCCACTGTTAATTTATCCTGAGGAGCGTCAGCTGCTCTACCAGGCACGCAACTTTGCTGACGACGGAGAGCGGGATATAATCTTTGTAAAACTGCTGGAGGACAAATCAAAGGGCTACCGTcccaagcagcagcgtctggtTGAGAAGTTGCAGCAACGACGCAAGGAGCTAAGCCTTAAGGATATTTTCTTTGTCAAAGCGCGCACCAACGGACAATTCAGTCACGAACGCCTGAAGGTTTATCGACTGCCCGAGTTTTATGCCATCAGCGTGTTTCGCAATGGCGAGAAGTAAACGGCAAACAGCCAACGGCCAGGCCAACGCACAATGTGTTGCAATTTTACGATTGCAAGCTGAAGTTGTttaagttatatatgtataagatgctataaataaatacctCATCAGTTATTtaagtgctgctgttgctgcgtttcgtgttattgtttattgtcaCATGCTTATCACACTCACTTTACACAGAAATGCGAACGactgaattatttatgctaaagAGGCGAAGAACGTTTTTGTCTCAATTTTATCTTCAACTCAACGCACGCCTTGGCAATTAATAACTGTCAATCAATTTGTAGCCACAACTAAAGCTAAGCCGAAGCCCCAGCAACGCAACAAAGAACTAATCCCTTTTGTCAGTGAGCATCGCACACCGCGGGCGAAATGTTATGTCAAAAACCAATTCACAGAAAGCTGGCAACAAGAACTCCGAATAAAGCCTGAATGAAAGAGCTAGTCTCTGattattaagcaaatgcacAAGTAGTAAACATGCCAACTGTACAAACATCTTTAATATGAGTACTCCAATCGGAGATCAATAACAATGTGCAGACTTTCGCTGTACTCTTTGTTTGGCAGGCAATACACGTAACGTAACATGACTTTTAAATTCAGCTCGCCCATTTGCTCCACTTGCGTGACAGACTTAGAAGAcaatggcaaaagcaaatagttttaataaataagtgaGTGAGTTGTCAAaattattgatattttattaattaactgctAAGTTGTGCCCAAGCCCTCGTTGCGTTTATATGTCTAACTGACCATGAGACGCGGCGCAATATTCATGGACATGAGCTCCTGGAACAGCAGCTTGGCCGCATAGGGCAAACGCACCTGCGATATTTGCGTCTTGTTCTTGCAGCCCTTGCATTCAAACGTATTGTTGCGCAAGTTTGCAATAGCAATCAGGccacaaaagttgcaaatgtGCACACGATACGGATCGGAGACCTCAAACAGACGCTCACGCAGAAACTGCGCAGCGCCGTGAGAGATTTGGCAATCGCGCTCCATCTCACCGAAACGCAGGCCGCCGTCACGTGCACGACCCTCCATAGGCTGTCGCACCAAAATCTGCACAGGACCGCGCGCACGCGAATGAATCTTGTCGTCCACCATATGCTTGAGACGCTGATAGTAAGTGGGGCCCAAGAACACCTACAGAAAtgaattcatatatatattagatgCTAATCAAGTCTTAAGCCTTGCTTGGCACTCACCTGCGCATTGATTTTGCGTCCTGTGTGTCCATTGTACATGACCTCATTGCCACGCAAGTGATAGCCGTACTCCTGCAGAAAGGTGGAAATCTTTTGCACATTCACGGCATCGTTGAAGGGCGTGGCATCGCCAATTTCGCCCTTGTTTGAGCCCAGTTTG encodes:
- the LOC108602650 gene encoding uncharacterized protein LOC108602650; its protein translation is MSQPLSKFKTLFLLWLSIQSTFAFPIAQLDNELVAYPTTPSEVLPVEPLLIYPEERQLLYQARNFADDGERDIIFVKLLEDKSKGYRPKQQRLVEKLQQRRKELSLKDIFFVKARTNGQFSHERLKVYRLPEFYAISVFRNGEK